A single genomic interval of Juglans regia cultivar Chandler chromosome 1, Walnut 2.0, whole genome shotgun sequence harbors:
- the LOC108986549 gene encoding protein TIFY 10A-like gives MSSSPEFFELNGQRQERPSFSHTCSLLSQYLKEKGSFGDLCLGMTCNIEGNGTAEMYRQTAPTMSLFPINEKLNDVSTQNVAASRNPKPRDSFPQPAGFAASLPKEEASKIAADSSMVNKSATTEPEKAQMTIFYAGQVIVFNEFPADKAKEVMLLASKGSSQKNTNNNQHAFVASKLAGNSVDSSSSIATSTSIVPPNLGNKTTIHEQIQPPTQPLACELPIARRASLHRFLEKRKDRVTARAPYQTGNSAAAASTNPADSKPWLGLAAQSPK, from the exons ATGTCCAGCTCGCCGGAGTTTTTTGAACTTAACGGGCAGAGGCAAGAGAGGCCGAGCTTCTCTCATACGTGTAGCCTTCTGAGTCAGTACCTGAAGGAGAAGGGGTCCTTCGGCGATCTCTGCCTCGGGATGACATGCAACATCGAAGGAAACG GAACAGCTGAGATGTACCGTCAGACAGCACCGACGATGAGTTTGTTTCCGATCAATGAGAAATTGAATGATGTTTCTACCCAAAACGTGGCTGCAAGTCGGAACCCTAAACCCAGGGATTCGTTCCCTCAACCAGCTGGGTTTGCTGCCTCCTTACCTAAGGAAGAGGCCTCAAAGATTGCTGCTGACTCTAG CATGGTGAACAAGTCTGCCACAACAGAGCCTGAAAAAGCCCAAATGACAATATTTTATGCTGGGCAAGTAATTGTGTTTAACGAATTTCCAGCTGACAAGGCCAAGGAAGTCATGCTCTTAGCAAGCAAGGGAAGCTCCCAGAAGAACACCAACAACAACCAACATGCCTTTGTTGCTTCTAAATTGGCCGGGAACTCGGTTGATTCCAGCAGTTCGATTGCTACTAGCACCAGTATTGTTCCTCCAAACTTGGGCAACAAAACAACAATTCACGAGCAAATTCAACCACCAACTCAACCCCTTGCTTGTG AGTTACCAATTGCAAGGAGAGCTTCCCTCCACCGGTTCttggagaagagaaaagatAG GGTCACAGCAAGAGCACCATACCAAACAGGCAACTCGGCAGCGGCAGCCTCCACCAATCCGGCTGATAGCAAGCCATGGCTCGGATTGGCTGCTCAGTCACCAAAGTAG
- the LOC108986550 gene encoding probable polygalacturonase, with product MVETLPVGRSNHQRLEWRRWVPAFLSNHRTLFTVLWIAALASVLLWQRNIVDGFLVFRRAPMKPMPLLRPVAFNLTDFGAVGDGVTVNTEAFERAVSAISKLGKRGGAQLNVPAGRWLTAPFNLTSHMTLFLAEDAEILGIQDEKYWPLMPPLPSYGYGREHIGPRYGSLIHGQNLKDVVITGHNGTINGQGQTWWTKYHQKLLNHTRGPLVQIMWSSDILITNITLRDSPFWTLHPYDCKNVTIRNVTILAPIFKAPNTDGIDPDSCEDMVIEDCYISVGDDAIAIKSGWDQYGIAYGQPSKNILIRNLVVRSMVSAGVSIGSEMSGGVSDVTVENLLVWNSRRAVRIKTAPGRGGYVRRITYRNLTFDNVRVGIVIKTDYNEHPDGGFDPKALPVLEDISFTSVHGQGVRVPVRIHGSDEIPVRNVTFRDMSVGLTYKKKHIFQCAFVEGRVIGTIFPAPCDNLDQYDEQGRLVKRSSTQNTTDIDYDF from the exons ATGGTGGAGACCTTGCCTGTCGGGCGGTCCAACCACCAGAGGCTGGAATGGAGGCGGTGGGTTCCGGCGTTCTTGTCCAACCACAGGACCCTTTTCACGGTGCTTTGGATCGCGGCCCTTGCCTCGGTTCTCTTGTGGCAGAGGAATATTGTCGACGGATTCTTGGTGTTCCGGCGGGCCCCGATGAAGCCCATGCCGCTGCTGAGGCCAGTAGCGTTTAACCTGACGGACTTTGGAGCGGTCGGCGATGGGGTCACTGTGAACACCGAAGCTTTTGAGAGGGCAGTCTCGGCAATCTCCAAGTTGGGAAAGAGAGGTGGTGCCCAGCTCAATGTGCCTGCCGGCCGGTGGCTTACGGCGCCGTTTAATCTCACTAGTCATATGACTTTGTTCCTTGCTGAGGATGCTGAAATACTAGGAATTCAG GATGAGAAGTACTGGCCACTGATGCCTCCTTTGCCTTCATATGGGTATGGGAGAGAGCATATTGGACCTCGGTATGGGAGTTTGATTCATGGTCAAAATCTCAAAGATGTCGTTATTACTG GGCATAATGGTACCATAAATGGACAGGGTCAAACATGGTGGACAAAGTATCACCAGAAGCTCCTTAACCATACTAGGGGCCCACTTGTTCAGATAATGTGGTCAAGTGACATTCTAATCACTAACATAACTTTGCGTGATTCTCCTTTTTGGACACTTCATCCATATGACTGCAAGAATGTAACCATCAGAAATGTTACAATCTTGGCTCCCATTTTTAAAGCTCCAAACACTGATGGAATAGATCCAG ATTCATGCGAGGATATGGTAATTGAGGACTGTTACATAAGTGTTGGGGATGATGCAATTGCAATAAAGAGTGGCTGGGATCAGTATGGAATTGCTTATGGACAGCCTTCAAAGAATATACTCATTCGAAACCTTGTTGTTCGCTCCATGGTCAG TGCTGGCGTATCAATAGGCAGTGAAATGTCTGGTGGTGTATCGGATGTCACTGTGGAGAACCTCCTTGTCTGGAACTCAAGGCGTGCTGTTCGTATCAAGACTGCCCCAGGTAGAGGTGGATACGTGCGACGTATAACCTACAGAAATCTTACATTTGATAACGTCCGTGTTGGAATTGTCATCAAAACAGACTACAATGAACACCCTGATGGGGGGTTTGATCCCAAGGCCCTTCCAGTGCTTGAGGACATAAGTTTCACTAGCGTCCATGGCCAGGGAGTTCGTGTGCCTGTTCGTATACATGGGAGCGATGAAATTCCAGTTAGAAATGTAACGTTTCGAGATATGTCAGTAGGCTTAACATACAAGAAGAAGCATATATTCCAGTGTGCCTTTGTTGAGGGCCGTGTGATAGGGACCATCTTCCCTGCTCCTTGTGATAATCTTGATCAGTATGATGAGCAAGGACGGCTTGTTAAACGTTCATCCACCCAGAATACAACAGATATAGATTATGATTTTTGA